The proteins below are encoded in one region of Halalkalicoccus jeotgali B3:
- a CDS encoding DUF5808 domain-containing protein produces the protein MAEKPDSGTLFGMPYNFERPSVGRLLSAYWQPGKGMLVEKPFGVGYTLNLASWRSWIVLLVAAGLLYNERSGTAEGEETDEDEEPVEVIVDD, from the coding sequence ATGGCAGAGAAACCAGACTCCGGAACGCTGTTCGGTATGCCGTATAACTTCGAACGACCGAGCGTCGGGCGCCTGCTGTCGGCGTACTGGCAGCCGGGGAAGGGAATGCTCGTCGAGAAGCCCTTCGGCGTCGGCTATACACTGAACCTCGCGAGCTGGCGGTCGTGGATCGTGCTGCTCGTCGCCGCGGGCCTGCTCTACAACGAGCGAAGCGGCACCGCCGAGGGTGAGGAGACCGACGAGGACGAAGAACCCGTCGAAGTCATCGTCGACGACTGA
- a CDS encoding bifunctional N(6)-L-threonylcarbamoyladenine synthase/serine/threonine protein kinase, with amino-acid sequence MRVLGIEGTAWAASAASFDSETDDVFIESDPYQPDSGGIHPREAAEHMSEAIPRVIERALSAADGVDAVAFSQGPGLGPCLRIVASAARALAQRLDVPLVGVNHMVAHLEIGRHRSGFANPVCLNASGANAHVLGYHNDRYQVLGETMDTGVGNALDKFARHLDWGHPGGPKIEAAAREGEYVDLPYVVKGMDFSFSGIMSAAKAAVASGERIEDVCFSLQEHVFAMLTEVSERALSLTGSDELVLGGGVGQNARLREMLEAMCEARGASFYAPEPRFLRDNAGMIAVLGATMAAAGDTLAIEDSRVDSNFRPDQVDVTWRGAESVSRATGDESEVVGAEAAVALGSQVEKRRLAKAYRHPTLDRRLRRERTASEARLTSLARRAGVPTPVVRDVDPREGTLVLEHVGETDLSAELVPERVREFGAHLATLHERGLVHGDPTPRNARRSGDRLYCIDFGLGYHTDEIEDYAMDLHVFERSLAGTAGDFEACREAFEAGYRETGDSGVLDQLREIEGRGRYR; translated from the coding sequence ATGCGCGTTTTGGGGATCGAAGGCACCGCGTGGGCCGCGAGCGCCGCGTCCTTCGATTCCGAGACCGACGACGTTTTCATCGAATCGGACCCCTACCAACCCGATAGCGGCGGTATTCATCCCCGCGAGGCGGCCGAACACATGAGCGAGGCGATCCCACGGGTGATCGAGCGGGCGCTTTCTGCGGCCGACGGCGTTGATGCGGTCGCGTTCTCGCAAGGTCCCGGACTCGGGCCCTGCTTGCGGATCGTCGCCAGCGCCGCCCGCGCGCTCGCCCAGCGCCTCGACGTGCCCCTCGTCGGGGTCAATCACATGGTCGCCCATCTCGAGATCGGGCGCCACCGCTCGGGGTTCGCGAACCCCGTCTGTTTGAACGCAAGCGGCGCGAACGCCCACGTACTGGGGTATCACAACGACCGGTATCAGGTGCTCGGCGAGACGATGGATACGGGCGTGGGCAACGCACTCGATAAGTTCGCACGCCACCTCGACTGGGGCCATCCGGGCGGGCCGAAGATCGAGGCGGCGGCCCGCGAGGGCGAGTACGTCGACCTGCCGTACGTCGTCAAGGGGATGGACTTCTCGTTTTCGGGGATCATGAGCGCTGCGAAGGCCGCCGTCGCTTCCGGCGAGCGTATCGAGGACGTCTGTTTCTCCTTACAGGAGCACGTCTTCGCGATGCTCACCGAGGTGAGCGAGCGCGCCCTTTCACTCACTGGTAGCGACGAGCTCGTTTTGGGGGGCGGGGTCGGACAGAACGCCCGGCTGCGCGAGATGCTCGAAGCGATGTGCGAGGCCCGCGGCGCGTCGTTTTACGCACCAGAGCCCCGTTTCTTGCGGGATAACGCGGGCATGATTGCCGTCCTCGGTGCGACGATGGCCGCGGCGGGTGACACCCTCGCGATCGAGGACTCTCGTGTGGATTCGAACTTCCGGCCCGATCAGGTCGACGTCACCTGGCGCGGGGCCGAATCCGTCTCCCGGGCGACGGGCGACGAGTCGGAGGTAGTCGGAGCCGAAGCCGCCGTGGCGCTCGGCTCGCAGGTCGAGAAACGCCGGCTCGCGAAGGCCTATCGCCACCCCACACTCGACAGGCGCCTGCGTCGCGAGCGCACCGCAAGCGAGGCGCGCCTGACGAGCCTCGCCCGGCGGGCGGGAGTGCCGACACCCGTCGTTCGGGACGTCGACCCTCGGGAGGGAACGCTGGTTCTCGAACACGTCGGGGAGACGGATCTGAGCGCCGAGCTCGTCCCCGAGCGCGTTCGGGAGTTCGGCGCGCACCTCGCGACGTTACACGAACGGGGGCTCGTTCACGGCGATCCGACGCCCCGCAACGCCCGCCGTTCGGGCGATCGCCTCTACTGTATCGACTTCGGGCTGGGCTATCACACCGACGAGATCGAGGATTACGCGATGGACCTCCACGTCTTCGAGCGCTCGCTCGCGGGGACGGCCGGCGATTTCGAGGCCTGCCGGGAGGCGTTCGAGGCGGGTTACCGCGAGACCGGCGATTCGGGGGTTCTCGACCAGCTCCGCGAGATCGAGGGGCGGGGCCGGTACCGGTAG
- a CDS encoding 30S ribosomal protein S27ae, which translates to MARHEIYGEDGSADREQCPRCGDTYLGDYGDRMHCGRCSYTEWQ; encoded by the coding sequence ATGGCCCGCCACGAGATCTACGGCGAGGACGGGTCGGCCGATCGCGAGCAGTGTCCCCGCTGTGGCGATACGTACCTCGGCGACTACGGCGACCGCATGCACTGTGGGCGCTGTAGCTACACCGAGTGGCAGTAG
- a CDS encoding 30S ribosomal protein S24e encodes MDISIVSEEENPMLHRTDVTFEITHEEATPERLSVRDSLAAKLNKDAKEVVIREMNTKFGMRTTVGYAKVYESPDFARDVEQDHMLERNKISAGEGEGADEGEEA; translated from the coding sequence ATGGACATCTCGATCGTTTCCGAGGAGGAAAACCCGATGTTGCACCGAACGGACGTCACCTTCGAAATCACCCACGAGGAGGCGACCCCCGAGCGCCTCTCCGTGCGCGACAGCCTTGCGGCGAAGCTCAACAAGGACGCAAAGGAGGTCGTCATCCGCGAGATGAACACGAAGTTCGGGATGCGAACGACCGTCGGCTACGCGAAGGTCTACGAGAGCCCCGACTTCGCGCGCGACGTCGAGCAGGACCACATGCTTGAGCGCAACAAGATCAGCGCCGGCGAGGGCGAGGGCGCAGACGAGGGCGAGGAGGCATAA
- the radB gene encoding DNA repair and recombination protein RadB: MNDAISVGCPPIDDLLGGGVERGTVTQVYGPPAAGKTNVALCAAVECAAAGERVAYIDTEGLSPDRFERLLRAHGEADVETLSSRIVVSEAHTFEEQEQAVRDAEDLAEEVSLIVLDSATGFYRLQRTEDEREGDALRSVARQVTHLLALARKHDLAVLLTNQVFSDPDSETVRALGGNTLEHWTGTVMRIDRFRGGKRRATLEKHRSKPAGESVQFRITDEGLESIDELAGA, encoded by the coding sequence GTGAACGACGCCATTTCCGTCGGTTGCCCACCGATCGACGACCTGCTGGGCGGCGGCGTCGAGCGCGGGACCGTCACACAGGTCTACGGCCCGCCCGCCGCCGGCAAGACGAACGTCGCGTTGTGTGCGGCCGTCGAGTGCGCCGCGGCCGGCGAGCGCGTCGCCTACATCGACACCGAGGGGCTCTCGCCCGATCGGTTCGAACGACTCCTCCGAGCCCACGGCGAGGCAGACGTCGAGACCCTCTCCTCGCGGATCGTCGTCAGCGAGGCCCACACCTTCGAGGAACAGGAGCAAGCGGTGCGGGACGCCGAGGACCTCGCCGAGGAGGTCTCCCTGATCGTTCTGGACAGCGCGACGGGGTTCTACAGGTTACAACGCACCGAAGACGAACGCGAGGGCGATGCGCTTCGCTCGGTCGCTCGACAGGTCACCCACCTGCTCGCGCTCGCGCGAAAGCACGATCTCGCCGTGTTGCTCACCAACCAGGTCTTCTCGGATCCCGACTCGGAGACGGTGCGTGCCCTGGGGGGCAACACGCTCGAACACTGGACCGGCACGGTGATGCGGATCGATCGGTTTCGGGGGGGTAAGCGCCGGGCGACCCTCGAGAAACACCGCTCGAAACCCGCCGGCGAGAGCGTCCAGTTTCGGATCACCGACGAGGGATTGGAGAGTATCGACGAACTGGCTGGCGCGTAG
- the larC gene encoding nickel pincer cofactor biosynthesis protein LarC has protein sequence MRTVAFDGRTGASGDMILGALLAAGADPAVLAPVETALGVRYEVDGVMKNGISATGVTVSRDRGHAEDDHRHEDGDDHAHDHVEGHGPHRSYREVCALVESMDLDSAVEERALAVFAVLGEAEASVHGEDLESIHFHEVGADDAIADVVGATLLLSDLGPDRVVTTPLSAGGGTVEMSHGTYPVPGPAVVEIARSADWSLRGGPVERELLTPTGAAILAVVADGVGSVPDLHVEDVGYGAGTADLDEHPNVLRATVGTSRADHADHAGHEGITVLETNVDDVSPEILGGLQETLTDAGARDVTLLPTTMKKSRPGHLVKVICRPENAREVARRLAEETGTLGVRATPGTHRWTARREIESVTVAIDDDEHEIDVKIASDDAGVVYDASPEYDDAAAIARETGATIREVMARAESAWRADRQ, from the coding sequence ATGAGAACGGTTGCGTTCGACGGGCGGACCGGTGCGAGCGGCGATATGATCCTCGGGGCCCTTCTCGCGGCCGGGGCGGACCCCGCCGTCCTCGCTCCGGTCGAGACCGCCCTCGGCGTGCGCTACGAGGTGGACGGGGTGATGAAAAACGGCATCAGTGCGACCGGGGTGACCGTGAGCCGTGATCGCGGACACGCCGAGGACGATCACCGACACGAGGACGGCGATGATCACGCACACGATCACGTCGAGGGCCACGGTCCCCACCGCTCGTACCGCGAGGTGTGTGCGCTCGTCGAGTCGATGGATCTCGATTCCGCCGTCGAGGAGCGCGCGCTCGCGGTCTTCGCGGTCCTCGGGGAGGCCGAGGCCAGCGTCCACGGCGAGGACCTGGAGTCGATCCACTTCCACGAGGTGGGTGCGGACGACGCCATCGCGGACGTGGTCGGCGCGACCCTCCTGCTCTCGGACCTCGGGCCCGACCGGGTGGTGACGACGCCGCTGTCGGCGGGCGGGGGCACGGTCGAGATGAGCCACGGCACCTACCCCGTCCCCGGGCCGGCGGTCGTCGAGATCGCCCGGTCGGCCGACTGGTCGCTGCGCGGCGGTCCCGTCGAGCGCGAACTGCTGACGCCGACGGGTGCGGCGATCCTCGCGGTCGTCGCCGACGGCGTCGGGTCGGTTCCCGACCTCCACGTCGAAGATGTCGGGTACGGTGCGGGCACCGCCGACCTCGATGAGCACCCGAACGTCCTGCGTGCGACCGTCGGCACGTCGCGTGCGGACCACGCGGACCACGCGGGCCACGAGGGGATCACGGTTCTCGAGACCAACGTCGACGACGTCTCGCCCGAAATCCTCGGCGGGCTCCAGGAGACGCTCACAGACGCGGGTGCGCGCGACGTTACGCTCCTCCCGACGACGATGAAGAAGTCCCGACCCGGTCACCTCGTGAAGGTGATCTGCCGGCCCGAGAACGCCCGAGAGGTCGCCAGACGGCTCGCAGAGGAGACGGGAACGCTCGGCGTGCGCGCGACCCCCGGGACCCACCGGTGGACCGCCCGGCGGGAGATCGAATCCGTCACCGTCGCGATCGACGACGACGAACACGAGATCGACGTCAAAATCGCCAGCGACGACGCGGGGGTGGTCTACGATGCCAGCCCGGAGTACGACGACGCCGCGGCGATCGCCCGCGAGACCGGCGCGACGATCCGGGAGGTCATGGCCCGCGCGGAGTCGGCGTGGCGGGCAGACAGGCAATAA
- a CDS encoding CDC48 family AAA ATPase: MNEVQLEVAKAYPNDSGRGIARLDPDTLLHLKLSPGDIIEIEGGDTTAAKVWRADRQDWNTDTVRIDGFTRQNADVGIGERVTIRKADATKAEKLVLAPPEEASVQFGSDAAGMVKRQILKRPVVERDIVPVMSSTNHPFMRSPGQAIPLIAVETEPEGVCLITEDTDVELREEPISGFEKAGSGITYEDIGGLQNEIQRVREMVELPMKHPQIFKKLGIEPPQGVLLHGPPGTGKTLLAKAVANETSASFFSIAGPEIISKYYGESEQQLREIFEDASEESPAIIFIDELDSIAPKREDVTGEVERRVVAQLLTMMDGLESRGQVIVIAATNRVDSVDPALRRPGRFDREISIDVPDEVGREEILQIHTRGMPLSDDVSLSELADDTHGFVGADIESLTKEAAMRALRRYLPEINLDEEEVPPELIDRMIVKRGDFRGALGEVEPSAMREVLVELPKISWNDVGGLEDAIGDIKESVEWPLTNPERFDRLGIDPPAGVLLYGPPGTGKTLMAKAVANETNANFISIRGPQLLSKWVGESEKAIRQTFRKARQVSPTVIFFDELDSLAPARGGEVGSNVSERVVNQLLTELDGLEEMENVMVIAATNRPDMIDPALIRSGRFDRLVMVGQPGEEGRKEILEIHTQDIPLAADVSLRELAEITDGFVGSDLASIAREAAMTALREDRDADVVEMRHFRGAMESVRPTITDDILGYYEQIKDEFAGGTAEPGRNRQGSRIGFQ; encoded by the coding sequence ATGAACGAAGTACAACTCGAGGTCGCGAAAGCCTACCCGAACGACTCGGGCAGGGGCATCGCCCGCCTCGATCCGGACACGTTGTTGCACCTGAAGCTGAGCCCCGGAGACATCATCGAGATCGAAGGCGGCGACACGACCGCCGCGAAGGTCTGGCGCGCCGATCGCCAGGACTGGAACACCGACACCGTCAGGATCGACGGGTTCACCCGCCAGAACGCCGACGTCGGTATCGGCGAGCGCGTCACCATCCGCAAGGCCGACGCGACGAAGGCCGAGAAGCTGGTGTTGGCCCCGCCCGAGGAGGCGTCGGTCCAGTTCGGTTCGGACGCCGCCGGCATGGTCAAACGCCAGATCCTCAAGCGCCCGGTCGTCGAGCGCGACATCGTCCCCGTCATGTCCTCGACGAACCATCCCTTCATGCGCTCGCCCGGCCAGGCCATTCCGCTGATCGCCGTCGAGACCGAGCCCGAGGGCGTCTGTCTGATCACCGAGGACACGGACGTCGAACTGCGCGAAGAGCCCATTTCCGGCTTCGAGAAGGCTGGTTCAGGGATCACCTACGAGGACATCGGCGGCCTCCAAAACGAGATCCAGCGGGTGCGCGAGATGGTCGAGCTGCCGATGAAACACCCCCAGATCTTCAAGAAGCTGGGGATCGAGCCGCCCCAAGGCGTCCTGCTGCACGGTCCGCCCGGCACCGGCAAGACCCTGCTCGCGAAGGCGGTCGCAAACGAGACGTCGGCGAGCTTCTTCTCGATCGCGGGTCCCGAAATCATCTCGAAGTACTACGGGGAGAGTGAACAGCAACTGAGAGAGATCTTCGAGGACGCAAGCGAGGAGTCCCCGGCGATCATCTTCATCGACGAGCTCGACTCGATCGCGCCCAAACGCGAGGACGTCACCGGCGAGGTCGAACGCCGCGTGGTCGCCCAGCTGCTGACGATGATGGACGGCCTCGAAAGTCGGGGGCAGGTCATTGTCATCGCCGCGACCAACCGCGTCGATAGCGTCGACCCCGCGCTGCGTCGGCCGGGTCGGTTCGATCGGGAGATCTCGATCGACGTCCCCGACGAGGTCGGACGCGAGGAGATCCTCCAGATCCACACTCGGGGAATGCCCCTTTCCGACGACGTGAGCCTCTCGGAGCTCGCCGACGACACCCACGGGTTCGTCGGGGCGGACATCGAGAGTCTGACGAAGGAGGCGGCGATGCGCGCGCTGCGTCGGTACCTCCCCGAGATCAACCTCGACGAGGAGGAGGTCCCCCCCGAACTGATCGACCGGATGATCGTCAAGCGCGGGGACTTCCGGGGCGCGCTCGGCGAGGTCGAGCCAAGCGCCATGCGCGAGGTGCTCGTCGAGCTGCCGAAGATCTCCTGGAACGACGTCGGCGGGCTCGAAGACGCCATCGGCGACATCAAGGAGAGCGTCGAGTGGCCCCTGACCAACCCGGAGCGCTTCGACAGGCTGGGCATCGACCCGCCGGCGGGCGTTCTCCTCTACGGTCCGCCGGGCACCGGCAAGACGCTGATGGCGAAAGCCGTCGCCAACGAGACGAACGCGAACTTCATCTCGATCCGCGGGCCCCAACTACTCAGCAAGTGGGTCGGCGAGAGCGAGAAGGCGATCCGCCAGACCTTCCGCAAGGCACGGCAGGTCAGTCCCACAGTGATCTTCTTCGACGAACTCGACAGCCTCGCGCCCGCACGGGGCGGGGAAGTCGGCTCGAACGTCTCCGAACGCGTCGTCAACCAGCTCCTGACGGAGCTCGACGGGCTCGAGGAGATGGAGAACGTCATGGTGATCGCCGCGACCAACCGCCCGGACATGATCGACCCGGCGCTCATCCGCTCGGGGCGGTTCGACCGACTCGTGATGGTCGGCCAGCCCGGCGAGGAAGGCCGCAAGGAGATCCTCGAGATCCACACCCAGGACATCCCGCTCGCAGCCGACGTCAGCCTCCGGGAGCTCGCGGAGATCACCGACGGGTTCGTCGGCAGCGATCTGGCGAGCATCGCCCGCGAGGCCGCGATGACCGCGCTGCGAGAGGACAGGGACGCCGACGTCGTCGAGATGCGCCACTTCCGGGGGGCGATGGAGTCGGTCCGGCCGACGATCACCGACGACATCCTCGGGTACTACGAGCAGATCAAAGACGAGTTCGCGGGCGGCACCGCAGAGCCCGGCCGGAACAGACAGGGCAGTCGGATCGGCTTCCAGTAG
- a CDS encoding ATPase domain-containing protein: MQTQETTGERVSTGVEGVDSILHGGFIPERTYMVRGDPGTGKSLLGLHFLLNGAENGEEVLYINPEESAANIRQNAASFGFDVEDLEFLDLSPDSEFFSKDLSYDIFSPDEVEQESLTAEIADRVETLTPDRVFVDPLTQLRYLAPDDYQFRKQVLSFMDFLHGEGATVLFTSQDTTPQPDDDLQFMSDGTITLTRHLRERLLEVTKFRGSNFEDGRHSFRIRHGGLHVFPDLIPRQHGREFANETIPSGVPELDQLLYGGLERGTATIITGPTGVGKTTTGVQFMKEAAGRGERSVVYTFEEGRETLIHRCESINMPIREMLDRGTLRIEEIEPLELSADEFAYRVRREIEDHDTEIVMLDGIVGYRLSVHGDRDDLTREIHKLGKYMKNMGATLLLINETNSIAADFEVTDDGVSYLADNILFLRHLEIGGEMRKAIGVLKKRTSDFERSVREFELDEYGIRIGEPMTDLRGILNGTPEWVDEPNELLRDGGSESES, from the coding sequence ATGCAGACCCAGGAGACGACCGGTGAGCGAGTGTCGACGGGTGTCGAGGGCGTTGATTCGATTCTCCACGGCGGATTCATTCCCGAGCGAACGTACATGGTCCGGGGCGATCCGGGAACCGGAAAGAGTCTGTTGGGACTTCACTTCCTCCTGAACGGCGCCGAGAACGGCGAGGAGGTCCTCTATATCAATCCGGAGGAATCGGCGGCGAACATCCGACAGAACGCTGCCTCCTTCGGGTTCGACGTCGAGGATCTCGAGTTCCTCGATCTGAGCCCGGACTCGGAGTTCTTCTCGAAGGACCTCTCCTATGACATCTTCAGCCCGGACGAGGTCGAACAGGAGTCGTTGACCGCCGAGATCGCAGACCGCGTCGAGACGCTGACGCCCGATCGGGTGTTCGTCGACCCGCTGACCCAGCTTCGCTACCTCGCGCCCGACGACTACCAGTTCCGCAAGCAGGTGCTCTCCTTTATGGATTTCCTCCACGGCGAGGGCGCGACGGTGCTGTTTACCTCCCAGGACACGACCCCCCAGCCCGACGACGACCTCCAGTTCATGAGCGATGGGACGATCACGCTCACGCGTCACTTGCGCGAGCGCCTCCTCGAGGTGACCAAGTTTCGCGGCTCGAATTTCGAGGACGGGCGCCACTCCTTTCGGATCAGACACGGCGGGCTGCACGTCTTTCCCGATCTCATCCCGCGCCAGCACGGTCGGGAGTTCGCCAACGAGACGATCCCGTCGGGGGTGCCCGAGCTCGATCAGTTGCTGTACGGCGGCCTCGAACGGGGGACCGCGACGATCATCACCGGGCCGACCGGGGTGGGAAAGACGACGACGGGAGTTCAGTTCATGAAGGAGGCCGCCGGACGGGGCGAGCGCTCGGTCGTCTATACGTTCGAGGAAGGGAGGGAAACGTTGATCCACCGGTGTGAGTCGATCAACATGCCGATACGGGAGATGCTTGACCGGGGGACATTGCGGATCGAGGAGATCGAACCGCTCGAACTCTCGGCCGACGAGTTCGCCTACCGCGTGCGCCGAGAGATAGAGGACCACGACACCGAGATCGTGATGCTCGATGGGATCGTCGGCTATCGCCTCTCGGTCCACGGGGATCGCGACGACCTGACGCGCGAGATCCACAAGCTCGGCAAGTACATGAAGAACATGGGTGCAACGTTGTTGTTGATCAACGAGACCAACTCCATCGCGGCCGATTTCGAGGTGACCGACGACGGCGTGAGCTATCTGGCCGACAACATCCTCTTTTTGCGCCATCTGGAGATCGGCGGCGAGATGCGAAAGGCCATTGGCGTGCTGAAAAAGCGCACGAGCGACTTCGAGCGCTCGGTCCGGGAGTTCGAACTCGACGAGTACGGCATCCGGATCGGCGAGCCGATGACGGATCTTCGGGGCATTCTGAACGGCACCCCCGAGTGGGTCGACGAACCGAACGAACTGCTACGCGACGGCGGTTCGGAGTCCGAGTCATGA
- a CDS encoding bacterio-opsin activator domain-containing protein: MAEILLLIDRDENRRLLAEWLSNRHEVVGSLDEGNPKRSPDLCILDRASLERHASRLAKRKRAAEPVFLPYLLVVSQQHLTEISSEIWSQIDAVVQEGVDELITAPVKKTELHGRIENLLRTRELSVDLRDRNDELRTLNHINAVIRTVNGALVTAVTREEIEREVCEQLADAPPYRFAWIGEPAVTGRTVEPRTAAGVEEGYLDAKIPVEANGEPTGEALSMGEARFVRSDEHDREWTKRALEREYPSIAAVPLVYGETVYGVLGVYSDRSEAFGGDERAVLEELGRTIGHAINAAESKKALFADTVTELRLIFEDTPAPLVALSRSGYEVSLEGAVSDDDGNLLEFYAIDGPSPSEALEELTESPAITSARLITEHDGEALFELRFGESLLEAFADQGATVESLTGADGRCSVVATLPQSVAVKAVVEGILSRYPDGELRAQRQTERSTTDRGAFRAALEADLTERQREVLQAAYLSGFFGWPRESTGEEIAQSLGITPSTLHQHLRVGERKLLDAFFERDGRSDT, translated from the coding sequence ATGGCGGAGATACTCCTCCTGATCGATCGCGACGAGAACCGCCGCCTGCTCGCCGAGTGGCTCTCGAACCGACACGAGGTCGTGGGGTCGCTCGACGAAGGTAATCCCAAGCGCTCGCCGGACCTCTGTATCCTGGATCGTGCATCACTCGAACGCCACGCGAGTCGGCTTGCGAAGCGAAAACGGGCCGCCGAGCCGGTGTTTCTCCCCTACCTGCTCGTCGTCTCCCAGCAACACCTCACGGAGATCAGCTCCGAGATCTGGTCGCAGATCGACGCCGTCGTCCAGGAGGGTGTCGACGAACTCATCACCGCCCCGGTCAAGAAGACCGAACTCCACGGCCGGATCGAGAACTTGCTTCGGACCCGGGAGCTCTCGGTGGACCTGCGGGACCGAAACGACGAACTCCGGACGCTCAACCATATCAACGCGGTGATACGGACGGTAAACGGCGCGCTCGTGACCGCGGTTACCCGCGAGGAGATCGAACGCGAGGTCTGCGAGCAGCTCGCCGACGCCCCGCCGTATCGCTTCGCCTGGATCGGCGAGCCGGCGGTAACGGGACGGACCGTCGAGCCGCGGACGGCCGCCGGCGTCGAGGAGGGGTACCTCGACGCGAAGATCCCCGTCGAGGCAAACGGCGAGCCGACCGGGGAAGCCCTCTCGATGGGCGAGGCGCGGTTCGTTCGGTCCGACGAGCACGACCGCGAGTGGACCAAGCGAGCCCTCGAAAGGGAGTACCCCTCGATAGCGGCCGTCCCACTTGTCTACGGCGAGACCGTCTACGGCGTTCTCGGGGTCTACTCCGACCGGTCGGAGGCCTTCGGCGGGGACGAACGGGCAGTCCTCGAAGAGCTCGGCCGGACGATCGGGCACGCGATCAACGCCGCCGAGAGCAAGAAGGCCCTCTTTGCCGACACCGTCACCGAACTGCGCTTGATCTTCGAGGACACGCCGGCCCCGCTGGTCGCGCTCTCGCGCTCGGGTTACGAGGTTTCGCTCGAAGGAGCCGTATCGGACGACGATGGCAACCTCCTCGAATTCTACGCGATCGATGGCCCGTCACCGAGCGAGGCCCTCGAGGAACTCACGGAGTCCCCGGCGATCACGAGCGCCCGCCTCATCACCGAGCACGACGGGGAGGCGCTGTTCGAACTCCGGTTCGGCGAGTCGCTGCTTGAAGCCTTCGCCGATCAGGGCGCGACCGTCGAGTCCCTCACCGGCGCCGACGGGCGCTGTTCGGTCGTGGCGACGCTCCCCCAGTCGGTCGCGGTCAAGGCGGTCGTCGAGGGGATCCTCTCGCGGTATCCCGACGGGGAGTTGCGCGCACAGCGCCAGACCGAACGCTCCACGACCGACCGTGGAGCCTTCCGGGCCGCCCTCGAAGCCGACCTCACCGAGCGCCAGCGTGAGGTGTTGCAGGCGGCGTACCTCTCGGGGTTCTTCGGCTGGCCCCGCGAGAGCACCGGCGAGGAGATCGCCCAGTCGCTCGGTATCACACCCTCGACGCTCCACCAGCACCTCCGGGTCGGGGAGCGTAAACTGCTCGATGCCTTCTTCGAGCGCGACGGCCGATCGGATACCTAA
- a CDS encoding DUF7344 domain-containing protein — protein sequence MGAKTGSSTTGSDEAFGDMDIALRTLAKPQRRLVLERMCEHGGPITAPDLAAAIALESAGRASPADSTEALRTLRHVHLPKLTEAGLIEYDRANETATVTEVGSRVLASLPNSLR from the coding sequence ATGGGCGCGAAGACAGGCAGTTCGACGACTGGATCGGATGAGGCGTTCGGCGACATGGACATCGCACTTCGGACGCTCGCAAAACCCCAGCGACGGCTCGTTCTCGAACGGATGTGCGAGCACGGCGGTCCGATCACCGCGCCCGACCTCGCGGCAGCGATCGCACTCGAGTCCGCCGGACGGGCCAGCCCAGCGGACTCGACGGAGGCTCTCAGGACGCTCCGACACGTCCACCTCCCGAAGCTGACCGAGGCGGGGCTGATCGAGTACGACCGGGCGAACGAGACCGCCACCGTGACCGAGGTGGGCAGTCGGGTGCTCGCCTCGCTTCCGAACTCCCTTCGATAG
- a CDS encoding MTH1187 family thiamine-binding protein, whose product MTVVALLSVAPVTEGSMAGEVAKAVDALEEFDVSYETNPMGTVIEARSTEELFAAARAAHEAVDGDRVSTVLKIDDKRASDEGAGEKVTAVERELGREPRSD is encoded by the coding sequence ATGACAGTCGTCGCGCTACTGAGCGTCGCGCCCGTTACCGAGGGGAGCATGGCCGGCGAAGTGGCAAAAGCCGTCGACGCCCTCGAGGAGTTCGACGTCAGCTACGAGACCAATCCGATGGGAACGGTCATCGAGGCCCGGAGCACGGAGGAACTGTTCGCCGCCGCGCGGGCCGCCCACGAGGCCGTCGACGGCGACCGGGTGAGCACGGTGTTGAAGATCGACGACAAACGCGCGAGCGACGAAGGCGCAGGCGAGAAGGTCACGGCCGTCGAGCGCGAACTCGGACGCGAGCCCCGGAGCGACTGA